The following proteins come from a genomic window of Salvia hispanica cultivar TCC Black 2014 chromosome 4, UniMelb_Shisp_WGS_1.0, whole genome shotgun sequence:
- the LOC125223975 gene encoding replication factor C subunit 2-like: MSSPILYAGKLKTLPFSEAKNIHFTLQFAAMAPVLPSSQQWVEKYRPKQVKDVAHQEEVVRVLTNTLETTNCPHMLFYGPPGTGKTTTALAIAHQLYGPELYKSRVLELNASDDRGINVVRTKIKNFAAVAVGSARQGVYPCPPYKIIILDEADSMTEDAQNALRRTMETYSKVTRFFFICNYISRIIEPLASRCAKFRFKPLTEEIMTSRILYICNEEGLNLDSEALSTLSSISQGDLRRAITYLQGAARLFGSSITSKDLISVSGVIPDDVVQALFTTCRSGDFDMADKEVKNVIAEGYPASQMLNHLYDVVVESDDIPDDQKARICKKFGEADKCLVDGADEYLQLLDVASNITRALNNMPQEFPFGS, from the exons ATGTCGTCCCCAATTTTATACGCGGGAAAATTAAAAACCCTTCCTTTTTCTGAAGCAAAGAATATCCATTTCACATTGCAATTTGCAGCAATGGCGCCTGTTTTGCCGAGCTCCCAGCAATGGGTCGAGAAATA TCGACCGAAGCAAGTGAAGGATGTAGCGCACCAAGAAGAGGTCGTTCGAGTTCTTACCAACACTTTGGAGACAACcaat TGTCCTCACATGCTATTTTATGGCCCTCCTGGCACTGGGAAAACGACTACAGCTCTTGCCATTGCTCATCAGCTTTATGG CCCTGAGTTATACAAGTCTAGAGTACTGGAGCTGAATGCTAGTGATGATCGTGGGATAAATGTTGTTcgaacgaaaataaaaaacttcGCTGCTGTAGCTGTTGGCTCTGCACGTCAAGG TGTTTATCCTTGCCCACCTTATAAGATCATAATTCTTGATGAGGCTGACTCGATGACTGAAGATGCCCAG AATGCCTTGCGACGCACCATGGAGACATACTCAAAAGTTACAAGATTCTTCTTCATTTGTAACTACATCAGCAG AATTATAGAACCACTTGCATCTAGGTGCGCGAAATTCAGATTCAAACCACTTACAGAAGAAATTATGACATCTCGCATTCTATACATCTGCAACGAAGAAGGACTTAACTTGGATTCAGAG GCTCTTTCAACCTTAAGTTCTATCTCTCAAGGTGATCTGCGCCGTGCTATAACATATCTACAA GGTGCTGCTCGCTTATTTGGATCCTCAATTACATCTAAGGACTTAATCAGCGTGTCTGGT GTCATCCCTGATGATGTTGTGCAGGCTCTCTTTACTACTTGCAGAAGTGGTGATTTCGACATGGCTGATAAGGAAGTGAAAAATGTGATTGCTGAAGGCTATCCAGCTTCTCAGATGCTTAACCAT TTGTATGATGTAGTCGTCGAATCTGATGACATACCAGATGACCAGAAAGCAAGAATATGCAAGAAATTTGGAGAGGCAGATAAG TGTCTTGTAGATGGAGCAGACGAGTACTTGCAACTGTTGGACGTGGCTAGCAATATAACGCGTGCGCTCAATAATATGCCACAAGAGTTCCCTTTCGGAAGTTAG
- the LOC125221348 gene encoding protein FAR1-RELATED SEQUENCE 5-like → MLSSQCRITEVQAHEIDLADDVGLNQKSSFDLMTRQAGGRDGIGYTILDAKNYLRSKRQRSMVYGEVGCLMRYFQDQLSKNPSFYHANQMDMEEQITNVFWADARMLIDYEYFGDVVSLDTTYCTNRDNRPLAVFSGFNHHRKAVIFGATLLYDETTASFKWLFETFLDGHKHKRPLTVFTDQDQAMGKALHEVMPETFHGLSTWHLMQNGIKHLGNLMKEGSCFLTDFKRCMYGFEDETDFEEAWSNLLTHFSLQDNTWLKHMYSVKEKWARCYIKAFTLGMRSTQLSESINSSIKNCTMPNLNIAQFFKNFERVVEDKRYNELKCDFEARQKLPRLRLESSPMLRKLSKIYTPSVFDLFQNEFIMFAAAYIKHKDESGSSFEYVIGLIDHDREWRVTYYPNTKMIHCSCRRFEMVGLICCHSVKVFDVLDVKLLPENYILKRWTREARIGVVHDLIGNEVEEDSKLQSIERYRRLCQVLIRLANEASVHQSTFTLVNETMSDLYKKVMEMRLAEKDQEYSDNVNTSSTVSSLMTSKGFKKKIGAKGSKRLKSWVELQSKLRKTNHKVKVVGARGTLPVSCSVVPAPRACPENPAIPAPRPWPERTSDHLSFTELLLAPIDQTLYGANGTYFDGSTCSTLICTIQRALKVHLVLIINIEMEIETEIIEMS, encoded by the exons ATGTTATCTTCTCAATGCCGCATTACTGAAGTTCAAGCACATGAGATTGATTTAGCTGATGATGTTGGGCTCAATCAGAAATCATCTTTTGATTTGATGACTAGACAAGCTGGAGGAAGAGATGGGATTGGTTACACTATCTTAGACGCTAAGAATTATCTTCGATCTAAGAGACAAAGAAGCATGGTGTATGGAGAAGTTGGTTGTTTGATGAGATACTTTCAAGATCAGTTATCTAAAAATCCATCATTTTACCATGCGAACCAAATGGATATGGAAGAGCAAATAACTAATGTTTTTTGGGCAGATGCAAGAATGTTGATTGATTATGAGTACTTTGGTGATGTTGTGTCATTGGATACGACATACTGTACAAATCGTGATAATAGACCACTTGCCGTGTTCTCGGGTTTCAATCATCATAGAAAAGCTGTCATTTTTGGCGCAACACTTTTGTACGATGAAACAACAGCATCATTCAAATGGTTGtttgaaacatttttagaTGGACACAAACACAAAAGGCCTCTCACCGTCTTCACTGACCAGGATCAAGCTATGGGAAAAGCCTTGCATGAGGTAATGCCAGAGACATTTCATGGATTAAGCACatggcatttaatgcaaaatggAATCAAACATCTGGGAAACCTTATGAAGGAAGGATCGTGTTTCTTGACAGATTTTAAGAGGTGTATGTATGGCTTTGAGGATGAAACCGATTTTGAGGAGGCTTGGAGCAACTTATTGACACATTTTAGTCTTCAAGACAATACATGGTTGAAGCATATGTATAGTGTGAAGGAAAAATGGGCCCGATGCTACATAAAAGCCTTCACACTTGGTATGAGAAGCACACAACTTAGTGAGAGCATCAATTCTAGTATCAAGAATTGTACAATGCCCAACTTAAACATTGCTcaattttttaagaattttgagCGGGTTGTGGAGGATAAACGGTACAATGAACTGAAGTGTGATTTTGAGGCTCGCCAAAAGTTACCCAGATTGAGGTTAGAGAGCTCTCCTATGTTAAGAAAACTTTCTAAGATCTATACTCCATCAGTTTTTGATCTATTCCAGAATGAGTTTATCATGTTTGCAGCTGCATACATCAAGCATAAAGATGAATCGGGATCATCATTTGAGTATGTTATTGGACTAATCGATCATGATAGGGAATGGAGGGTGACATATTATCCCAATACAAAGATGATTCATTGTAGTTGTCGAAGGTTTGAGATGGTTGGATTAATATGTTGTCACTCTGTGAAAGTGTTTGATGTGTTAGACGTGAAGTTGCTTCCTGAgaattatattcttaaaagGTGGACAAGAGAAGCTAGAATTGGTGTAGTCCATGACCTTATTGGTaatgaagttgaagaagatTCTAAATTACAAAGTATTGAGCGGTATCGGAGACTATGTCAAGTTCTTATAAGGTTGGCTAATGAAGCTTCTGTCCATCAATCCACTTTTACCTTGGTGAATGAAACAATGTCGGATCTATATAAAAAGGTAATGGAAATGCGTTTAGCAGAAAAAGATCAAGAATACAGTGACAATGTGAATACCTCTTCAACGGTCTCTTCTCTAATGACATCAAAaggattcaagaaaaaaattggtgcAAAAGGTTCGAAACGATTGAAGAGTTGGGTAGAACTTCAGTCAAAACTAAGAAAAACAAACCATAAAGTAAAG GTTGTTGGAGCACGAGGTACATTGCCTGTTTCTTGTTCGGTAGTTCCAGCACCTCGTGCGTGCCCCGAAAATCCGGCAATTCCAGCACCTCGTCCGTGGCCCGAAAGGACTTCAGATCATTTGAGTTTCACTGAATTGTTACTG gcACCAATAGATCAAACATTATATGGTGCCAATGGAACATATTTTGATGGATCAACATGCTCAACTCTGATatg CACTATACAGAGAGCTCTAAAGGTACATCTAGTGCTAATTATCAATATCGAGATGGAGATTGAGACCGAGATCATTGAGATGTCTTGA
- the LOC125222645 gene encoding cyclin-A1-4-like — MASAAGVRRSTTSSLAKRHASASDNTGKPASSASAAKKRPALANVTNQRVGSGSFNSGRVSAPESSKIVPCTTKIVSIKKGSSVSSNGSFSGVFHPAATNSVKQTTVAAGRSSSSMKSNVAILEDGAASVTYSMNVSPDKSDSFSVSMDESMSTCDSLKSPDVEYVDNNDLTEVDSIERKASNMLCISEPMDIGGVVCKRDELAALEAGGMIVNVDDNLEDPQLCATIACDIYKHLRASEAKKRPSASFMERVQKDINPSMRSILVDWLIEVSEEYRLVPDTLYLTVNYIDRYLSGNVMDRQRLQLLGVACMMIASKYEEICAPQVEEFCYITDNTYVKEEVLQMESAVLNYLKFEMTAPTAKCFLRRFVRVAQGVNEAPLLQLECMANYVAELSLLEYSMLSFAPSLIAASSIFLARYILLPAKKPWNATLRHYTLYQPSELRDCVLALHGFCCSSSNSSLPAIREKYCQHKYKFVAKKYCPPSIPTEYFQNVSS; from the exons ATGGCGAGTGCGGCGGGAGTGAGGAGGTCTACGACGTCGTCTCTGGCGAAGCGCCACGCTTCTGCTTCGGATAATACTGGGAAGCCGGCTTCGTCGGCCTCCGCCGCCAAGAAGCGACCGGCGCTTGCGAATGTCACTAATCAGAGGGTTGGCTCCGGTTCCTTCAATTCGGGGCGGGTTTCTGCGCCTGAATCGTCCAAAATT GTGCCATGTACCACTAAAATTGTGAGCATAAAGAAGGGATCTTCTGTTTCCTCCAATGGAAGCTTCTCTGGGGTTTTTCATCCTGCAGCAACCAATTCTGTCAAACAGACCACGGTTGCTGCGGGTAGATCCTCGTCTTCAATGAAGAGCAATGTAGCCATTCTCGAGGATGGTGCTGCCTCCGTTACATACAGCATGAATGTATCTCCTGACAAATCAGACTCATTCTCTGTTTCAATGGATGAATCCATGTCCACTTGTGATTCTTTGAAAAGCCCCGATGTCGAGTATGTGGACAATAATGATCTGACTGAAGTGGATTCCATTGAGAGAAAGGCATCAAACATGCTCTGCATTTCAGAACCCATGGACATTGGAG GGGTTGTATGCAAGCGAGACGAGCTAGCAGCATTGGAAGCCGGTGGCATGATTGTCAACGTTGATGATAATCTCGAAGACCCACAGCTCTGTGCCACCATTGCTTGTGATATATACAAGCACTTGAGAGCATCTGAG GCAAAGAAAAGGCCTTCTGCTAGCTTCATGGAGAGGGTGCAAAAGGATATAAATCCGAGCATGCGATCAATTCTCGTTGATTGGCTCATTGAG GTGTCTGAGGAATACAGACTAGTTCCCGACACGTTGTATCTGACTGTGAACTATATAGACCGTTATCTCTCCGGTAATGTCATGGACAGACAAAGATTACAGCTGCTCGGTGTAGCTTGCATGATGATTGCCTC AAAATATGAAGAGATTTGTGCACCTCAGGTGGAGGAGTTCTGCTACATAACCGATAACACATATGTTAAGGAAGAGGTTCTGCAGATGGAATCTGCAGTCTTGAATtacttgaaatttgaaatgacTGCGCCAACGGCTAAATGTTTCTTGAG GAGGTTCGTTCGGGTTGCTCAAGGGGTAAACGAGGCTCCACTGTTGCAACTGGAGTGCATGGCTAACTATGTCGCGGAGCTATCTCTGTTAGAGTACAGCATGTTGAGCTTTGCCCCATCGTTGATAGCAGCTTCATCGATTTTCTTGGCCAGATACATTCTCCTCCCTGCTAAGAAGCCTTGG AACGCTACCTTGCGGCATTACACGCTCTACCAACCCTCTGAGCTACGCGATTGTGTGTTGGCGCTACACGGTTTTTGCTGCAGCAGTAGCAATTCAAGCCTGCCAGCAATTAGGGAGAAGTACTGCCAGCATAAG TACAAATTTGTTGCAAAGAAATACTGCCCTCCATCAATACCAACAGAATACTTTCAGAATGTGAGCAGCTAG
- the LOC125222644 gene encoding uncharacterized protein LOC125222644 codes for MEFSTLPLLLIINFLLLPLPHALDTISFTTLGRSSYAFDIFALPTAAPSQEIRLTFGDSVNFNGHFPPPQSISFLSDRPEPDPIAHLVYVTERNGSSQIFLNVFRSALQLPTDSSRSEILLIGEHETNARISMKDRPSLAGGDVIYISTHQDPGKPRSSWTAVYSTGLTTGLTRRLTPPGIADYSPAVSPSGALTAVASYGEKGWTGDVEELATDIYVFSTRDGSGRVKIVEHGGWPSWADESTLYFHRRCGDGWWSVFSASFDIVGGKIDAASVVSRRVTPPGLHAFTPAASVANKSFIAVATRRPGSDYRHIELYDVVSDKFYELTRHVSPSTHHLNPFISPDSGWVGYHKCRGETNDGVGKGNDLVIENVRSELPGLSLLRVDGSFPSYSPDGERIAYVQFPGVYVMNRDGSGIREVSKLYAFATCWDWKRKGVVYTSAGPDFSSESTKVDIVSVNVDDEDLTHNYKTLTKGGANNAFPSPSPDGKWVVFRSGRSGHKNLYIMDALNGEEAGLYRLTEGPWSDTMSNWSPDGEWIVFASDRENPGGGSFEMFKIHPNGTGLQKVIQSGTGGRTNHPWFSPDGKQIVFTSDYAGVSAEPISNPHHYQPYGEIFVINADGSGLQRLTHNSFEDGTPTWSPKYIGPTTNVEWPYSGSKCQFEDCHWLNIAPNQASKRQCAAAK; via the coding sequence ATGGAATTCTCCACTCTCcctctcctcctcatcatcaaTTTCCTCCTATTACCACTTCCGCACGCGCTCGACACCATCTCCTTCACCACTCTGGGCAGATCAAGCTACGCCTTCGACATATTCGCCCTCCCCACCGCCGCCCCCTCCCAAGAAATCCGCCTCACCTTTGGCGATTCCGTCAATTTCAACGGCCATTTCCCCCCTCCCCAATCCATCTCCTTCCTCTCGGATCGACCCGAACCCGACCCGATCGCCCACCTCGTCTACGTCACCGAGCGCAACGGCTCCTCCCAAATCTTCCTCAACGTCTTCAGATCTGCTCTCCAGCTCCCCACTGACTCATCTCGCTCTGAGATTCTTCTAATCGGCGAACACGAGACCAACGCCCGGATCTCCATGAAGGACCGCCCGAGTCTAGCGGGTGGTGACGTCATCTACATCTCCACCCACCAAGACCCGGGCAAGCCGCGCTCGAGTTGGACCGCGGTCTACTCGACCGGGCTCACCACCGGTTTGACCCGGCGCCTGACCCCGCCGGGGATCGCGGACTACAGCCCCGCCGTGTCGCCTTCCGGGGCGCTCACGGCGGTGGCTTCGTACGGGGAGAAGGGCTGGACCGGGGACGTCGAGGAGCTCGCCACCGACATCTACGTGTTCTCGACCCGGGACGGCTCGGGCCGGGTCAAGATCGTCGAGCACGGCGGGTGGCCGAGTTGGGCCGACGAGTCGACTCTTTACTTCCACCGCAGATGCGGAGACGGCTGGTGGAGCGTATTCTCCGCGTCGTTCGACATCGTCGGTGGAAAGATCGACGCTGCCTCGGTGGTGAGTCGGCGAGTCACCCCGCCGGGTCTGCACGCGTTCACTCCCGCAGCTTCCGTCGCTAATAAGAGCTTCATAGCAGTAGCTACGAGGAGGCCCGGGTCGGATTATCGTCATATCGAGTTATACGACGTCGTTTCGGATAAGTTTTACGAATTGACCCGGCACGTTTCGCCTAGTACGCATCATCTTAACCCGTTTATATCGCCCGACTCCGGCTGGGTCGGGTACCACAAGTGTCGGGGCGAAACCAACGACGGAGTAGGGAAGGGCAATGACTTAGTAATTGAGAACGTCCGGAGCGAGTTACCGGGCCTTTCATTACTCCGGGTCGACGGGTCATTCCCGTCGTACTCCCCGGATGGCGAACGGATCGCCTACGTGCAATTCCCAGGCGTGTACGTGATGAACCGAGACGGGTCGGGTATTCGGGAAGTATCGAAGCTATACGCCTTCGCAACTTGTTGGGATTGGAAGAGAAAGGGAGTAGTGTACACTAGTGCCGGGCCTGATTTCTCTAGTGAGAGCACCAAGGTTGACATAGTCTCAGTAAATGTGGATGATGAAGACCTAACTCACAATTACAAAACCCTAACCAAGGGAGGAGCAAACAATGCATTCCCTTCCCCTTCGCCGGACGGGAAATGGGTCGTGTTCAGATCGGGGCGAAGTGGGCACAAGAACTTATACATAATGGACGCGTTGAACGGAGAAGAAGCTGGCCTCTATAGGCTAACTGAGGGGCCTTGGTCCGACACGATGAGCAATTGGTCACCAGATGGCGAATGGATCGTGTTCGCCTCAGATAGGGAGAATCCGGGCGGGGGCAGCTTCGAAATGTTCAAGATCCATCCCAACGGCACGGGGCTCCAGAAGGTGATCCAAAGTGGGACTGGCGGGCGAACCAACCATCCGTGGTTCAGCCCCGACGGGAAGCAGATCGTGTTCACCTCAGATTACGCGGGAGTCTCAGCTGAACCCATTTCAAACCCGCACCATTACCAGCCATACGGTGAGATCTTCGTGATCAACGCGGATGGCTCGGGGCTTCAGAGATTGACGCATAACTCATTCGAGGACGGCACCCCGACTTGGAGCCCCAAATACATTGGTCCTACTACCAATGTGGAGTGGCCTTATAGTGGTTCCAAATGTCAATTTGAGGATTGCCATTGGCTTAACATTGCCCCAAACCAAGCATCAAAGAGGCAGTGTGCTGCTGCTAAGTAA